The genomic segment AATCCTATCCACAGCAATGTTTGGAACCGCCACAGTGCTTCTACTCGGTTTTGGAGTCACGACTCCAGCCTATTCTCAGAACCCTAATGATCTTAAACAATTATTAGAAACCCGGTTTTGTCAAGGGTGTGATTTGAGAGGAGCTAATTTAAGCGGTGCTCATTTGATTGGTGTAGATTTACGAGATGCTAATCTCGCAGGTGCAAATTTAGCCAATGCGAATTTAGAAGGTGCAGATTTAAAAGGTGCAAATCTCAAGGAAGCGAATTTAAAAGGTGCATTCTTAAATCAAGTTGAATTTAATGATGCTAACCTTAGTGGGGCTAATTTAACCCATGCAAATTTAGTTCAAGCTCAATTAAATGGTGCAAATCTATTAAATGCTGATTTAACCGGATCTGAATTTGCAATTCCTACCCTACAAAGTGCTGAACTTCCTAGAGGTTTCGCCGATGATTTAGGAACACCTGAAATGAGTGCAGGGAATAATTCTCGGTTAACTTTCCCTGTAGGGGGGCCAGAATTAGATGAACCATTTGAATATAGCCAAGAATATCTGGATCAAACGGTTAATCCCACTTTAAACCCATCACAACCAATTGATTCTGATCCTTTTTTACGCCAAACAACTACCTTTAATGATGGTATGAGAGGAGATGTGAATCCATCAGGAGCAGGTGTGTTAAAACTTGATTTTTAGCTTTCATCTATGAGCAGTATTTCTGTTCTCGTTAAACCCAAATTACTCATATCAGGGAAGAGAATTTAATCATTTTCTTCCCTGTTTTAGCTTCAGTCTTATATTATAATGAATCTGAGTACGGTATAAATTAACAGCAGACGGATGAAGAATTTTATCGATTTATTTTCTGGCGCAGGGGGAATGTCCTGTGGATTAGAAATGGTAGGAATGAACTGTTTATTAGGAATTGATTTTGATAAATCTTCTTTAGATACCTTTCAAGCTAATCATCCTACTTCTCAAACAATTTTAGGAGATTTGCGGGAAATTACAGTTGAATTAATTCAAGAAAAAATAGGTGATCAAACAGTAGATTTAATTTGCGGTGGGCCGCCTTGTCAGGGATTTTCAACTATTGGGACTAATGATAAACAAGATCATCGCAATTTTCTATTTTTTGAATTTTTGCGGATGGTCAAAGCGTTTAAACCTAATTTTATTATTTTAGAAAACGTTACAGGTTTATTAGCAAAACGCAATGAAAGTACATTAGCATTGATGATTAGCAGTTTTAACCAATTGGGTTATACTGTAGATGTTAAGGTATTATCAGCCCATCATTATGGTGTTCCTCAAGCCAGACGACGAACAATTTTATTAGGAAATCGTTTCGGAGTTAATAACATTTATCCTGAAAAAAAATTTAAAGATTCCGAAAAAGATCCTGATTCTTTACCCTTACCTCGAACTGTTGAATGGGCTTTTAATACCTTATTAGAGTTTGAAGATCAAACCTTTAACCATGATTTGAAAACGGCTCAAATTAAAAATGAATTAGAGCAAAAAAGAATTCATTATATCCCAGAAGGTAAAGGAATTCGTTATGAACGAGATCAGTTAGCCTATCTTCCTCCTTCATTATGGTATGATATAGATTGGAAAAATATTCGAGAAGAACGGTTTAGAGAAACAAAATTAAAGCGTTTAGATCGTTACTCCCATTCGGGTACAATTAATACGAGTAAAACGACTTATTATCATCCCACAGAAGATCGTTATCTGACTCCTAGAGAAGCAGCAGCTATCCAATCTTTCCCACCTAATTATATTTTTTATGGGACATTATCTCAACAATGGCGACAAATTGGGAATGCAGTCCCTCCGTTATTAGCTGCATCCATTGGAACGGGAATTTTAAAGTTAGATAACTTGAAAAATAATTTAGAAAAATCTTATTCTTTACCGGATTTTAAAACGGTTCGTTCTGATGCGTTTAATTATAGATTTAAGGAAACAAAAACCGAACAACAGCACTAAATTCGGGTAATAACGGTGATGTAATTGCGTCTGTTTCTAATAAAGTTGCAACTTGAACTAATTGTGCTTGTTCTCGACGATAAATTTCCACTTGTTTAGTGAAATAATTAACAATCCAATATTCTTGAACTCCTGTAATAGAATAAAGTTTTAATTTAGCTTGTTTATCTCGGCGTTCATTTTGTTTTCCGGGGGATAAAACCTCAACGACTAATTCAGGTGCACCTGTTAAATGTCCGGCTTCATCTTCAATTTGTTCAAGTCGTTCATGACTAACCCAAACGACATCAGGAATAACGCTATCAAATTCGGAAAAAATTAAACCCGGAGCAAAAATTGTTACACCTAAATTATTCGACTCCGACCAAGTATCAAGTAATGTAGAAATCTTAACGCAAGCCTGTTGATGGCGACGATGGGGAGAGCGAGTCATAAACAGTTCTCCATCGAGAATTTCATAACGTATCCAGTCATTTTCCGGTAGTCCCTCAACATCGTAAATTGTCCAACGTACTTGTTCAATAGTTTGGCTCATCATGACCCCCTTTTTGGGTTTGATAATTGTAATTATAGTAAAAAATTGTGCGTGTGTTAACACTTACGCAACCTACAGGTTAATACATCATAAATTCGGGACTTCCTAAAATTAATGCACCTCTTAAATTCGGGTCAGTTTTTTCTAAAACAGAACGAGTTTGAGGTGAGAAATTATTCTCTAATGTGGAGGCTAAAAATTCTGCATCAATGGGTTTTCCATCGTGTAATAATCCTCTGGATAAAGGAACGGATAAACTACTCCGACGCACCATTGCATCAGGATTTAACCAAGCAGATTGAATGTTTTTATAGCCATCA from the Planktothrix tepida PCC 9214 genome contains:
- a CDS encoding pentapeptide repeat-containing protein, translated to MKILSTAMFGTATVLLLGFGVTTPAYSQNPNDLKQLLETRFCQGCDLRGANLSGAHLIGVDLRDANLAGANLANANLEGADLKGANLKEANLKGAFLNQVEFNDANLSGANLTHANLVQAQLNGANLLNADLTGSEFAIPTLQSAELPRGFADDLGTPEMSAGNNSRLTFPVGGPELDEPFEYSQEYLDQTVNPTLNPSQPIDSDPFLRQTTTFNDGMRGDVNPSGAGVLKLDF
- a CDS encoding DNA cytosine methyltransferase; translation: MKNFIDLFSGAGGMSCGLEMVGMNCLLGIDFDKSSLDTFQANHPTSQTILGDLREITVELIQEKIGDQTVDLICGGPPCQGFSTIGTNDKQDHRNFLFFEFLRMVKAFKPNFIILENVTGLLAKRNESTLALMISSFNQLGYTVDVKVLSAHHYGVPQARRRTILLGNRFGVNNIYPEKKFKDSEKDPDSLPLPRTVEWAFNTLLEFEDQTFNHDLKTAQIKNELEQKRIHYIPEGKGIRYERDQLAYLPPSLWYDIDWKNIREERFRETKLKRLDRYSHSGTINTSKTTYYHPTEDRYLTPREAAAIQSFPPNYIFYGTLSQQWRQIGNAVPPLLAASIGTGILKLDNLKNNLEKSYSLPDFKTVRSDAFNYRFKETKTEQQH
- a CDS encoding Uma2 family endonuclease encodes the protein MSQTIEQVRWTIYDVEGLPENDWIRYEILDGELFMTRSPHRRHQQACVKISTLLDTWSESNNLGVTIFAPGLIFSEFDSVIPDVVWVSHERLEQIEDEAGHLTGAPELVVEVLSPGKQNERRDKQAKLKLYSITGVQEYWIVNYFTKQVEIYRREQAQLVQVATLLETDAITSPLLPEFSAVVRFLFP